A genomic segment from Bradyrhizobium sp. CB1015 encodes:
- a CDS encoding phytoene/squalene synthase family protein — MSKPAPPPDSVAFCADLVRSHDFPRYAAALFAPAAERRALLALYAFNVEIVRVRDQVSQPLPGEIRLQWWTDMLSGQVHGSAEGNPVAAELLRAIRDFDLPVEPLSLLAEEHQFDLYNDPMPTMAALEGYLAATSSALFALAAQVLGPPSEAAEHLARHAGLAQGIVQVIANLPRDAAHRQLFVPQQVLEKHNCSMEDVFAGKDTPYLHAVLEQLAGEARQHMTAASSRLAQVAPPVRSAFLPLRQAQADLERLSRPGRNPFALQPTSRLRTLWTLWRASRSREFTK, encoded by the coding sequence ATGAGCAAGCCAGCGCCGCCGCCCGACTCCGTTGCCTTTTGCGCCGATCTCGTGCGCAGCCATGACTTTCCGCGCTACGCCGCTGCCCTGTTCGCGCCGGCCGCCGAGCGCCGCGCGCTGCTGGCGCTCTATGCCTTCAACGTCGAGATCGTCCGCGTTCGCGACCAGGTGAGCCAGCCCTTGCCCGGCGAGATCCGCCTGCAATGGTGGACCGACATGCTGTCGGGCCAGGTCCATGGCAGCGCCGAGGGCAATCCGGTGGCGGCCGAGCTGCTCCGCGCGATCCGCGATTTCGACCTGCCGGTCGAGCCGCTGTCGTTGCTTGCCGAGGAACACCAGTTCGATCTCTACAACGACCCGATGCCGACCATGGCCGCGCTGGAAGGCTATCTGGCGGCGACCTCATCGGCGCTGTTCGCCCTGGCAGCGCAGGTGTTGGGACCGCCGTCGGAGGCGGCCGAGCATCTCGCCCGCCATGCCGGGCTGGCGCAGGGTATCGTGCAGGTCATCGCCAATCTGCCGCGCGATGCCGCGCACCGGCAATTGTTCGTGCCGCAGCAGGTGCTGGAGAAGCACAATTGCAGCATGGAGGATGTCTTCGCCGGCAAGGACACGCCCTATCTCCATGCGGTGCTGGAGCAGCTCGCGGGTGAAGCCCGGCAGCATATGACTGCGGCTTCGTCGCGGCTGGCGCAGGTGGCGCCGCCGGTGCGGTCGGCGTTTCTGCCGCTGCGCCAGGCGCAGGCCGATCTCGAGCGCCTGTCGCGGCCGGGCCGCAATCCGTTTGCGTTGCAGCCGACCTCCCGGCTGCGCACGCTCTGGACGCTGTGGCGCGCCTCGCGATCGCGTGAATTTACCAAATAG
- a CDS encoding Mth938-like domain-containing protein: MAGDPNAPHFPRSAPIDAYGKGGFAFAGMSHRGSLLCLPDAIWAWDVTDPAKIDRYSLDRVFAAANSIDTLLVGTGTGLWLPPPELRQALKAVRVVLDTMQTGPAVRTYNIMIGERRRVAAALIAVP; encoded by the coding sequence ATGGCCGGCGATCCCAACGCTCCGCATTTCCCGCGCTCGGCGCCGATCGATGCCTATGGCAAGGGCGGCTTCGCCTTTGCCGGCATGTCGCATCGGGGCTCGCTGCTCTGTCTGCCCGACGCGATCTGGGCCTGGGACGTGACCGACCCCGCGAAGATCGACCGCTATTCGCTGGATCGGGTCTTCGCGGCCGCCAACAGCATCGACACACTCCTGGTCGGCACCGGAACCGGGCTGTGGCTGCCACCGCCGGAGCTGCGTCAGGCGCTCAAGGCGGTGAGGGTGGTGCTGGACACGATGCAGACCGGCCCGGCCGTGCGCACCTACAACATCATGATCGGCGAACGGCGGCGGGTGGCCGCCGCGCTGATCGCCGTGCCATGA